A genomic stretch from Bradyrhizobium quebecense includes:
- a CDS encoding MBL fold metallo-hydrolase has translation MADNDDIPFNRDFPLKPGVVEQVRPGVRRVLCNNPSPFTFTGTVSYIVGQGKVAIIDPGPDDEAHAKALLDAVKGETVTHILVTHTHRDHSPNTPRIKAATGAPVYAEGPHRASRPRFESEKHNPESGADRDFQPDIEVKHGDVIEGSGFALEAVATPGHTANHLAFAWAERSINFVGDHVMGWSTSIVAPPDGSMIDYMASLEQLGQRPEQLYFSGHGPEIPEGPRYVRFLARHRRAREASILHRLGKGEADIPTMVRAIYIGLDPRLANAAGYSVLAHLEDLVARGIVSTDGDPVIGGTYRMA, from the coding sequence ATGGCCGACAACGACGACATCCCGTTCAACCGCGATTTTCCGCTGAAGCCCGGCGTGGTCGAGCAGGTCCGGCCCGGCGTACGCCGTGTCCTCTGCAACAATCCGAGCCCGTTCACCTTCACCGGCACGGTCAGCTATATCGTAGGCCAGGGCAAGGTCGCGATCATCGATCCCGGTCCCGACGACGAGGCGCATGCGAAAGCGCTGCTCGATGCGGTCAAGGGCGAGACCGTGACGCATATCCTGGTCACCCATACCCATCGCGACCATTCGCCGAACACGCCGCGGATCAAGGCTGCGACCGGCGCGCCTGTCTATGCCGAGGGGCCGCACCGCGCCTCGCGCCCGCGCTTCGAGAGCGAGAAGCACAATCCGGAATCCGGCGCCGACCGCGATTTCCAGCCCGACATCGAGGTGAAGCACGGTGACGTGATCGAGGGCAGTGGCTTCGCGCTGGAGGCGGTCGCGACCCCTGGCCACACCGCCAATCACCTGGCGTTTGCCTGGGCCGAGCGCAGCATCAATTTCGTCGGCGACCATGTGATGGGCTGGTCGACCTCGATCGTGGCGCCGCCGGACGGTTCGATGATCGACTACATGGCTTCGCTTGAGCAGCTGGGGCAGCGCCCCGAGCAGCTCTATTTCTCCGGCCACGGCCCGGAGATTCCGGAAGGCCCGCGCTACGTCCGTTTCCTGGCGCGGCATCGACGGGCGCGCGAAGCGTCGATCCTGCATCGCCTCGGCAAGGGCGAGGCCGACATCCCGACCATGGTGCGGGCGATCTATATCGGGCTCGACCCGCGCCTCGCCAATGCCGCCGGCTATTCGGTGCTGGCGCATCTGGAGGATCTGGTCGCGCGCGGCATCGTGTCGACGGATGGCGATCCCGTGATCGGCGGCACGTACCGGATGGCTTAG
- a CDS encoding DUF1499 domain-containing protein yields MARRFSAPYQQEPVSGLATWSRNLAIFSVVAVLVSIIIVRFGFLEVKPALATFFGALGLAGLSILLGLAAFAAIWQNGTRGMGRILLAFLIDAAILGYPAYLTYQYRKLPRIYDVTTDAIDPPKFEALARLRTGEGTNPAAYAGLYSAEKQRAAYPDIETVELETPVDRAYEMTLRLVNRRKWLVIDARAPQPPRRIGRIEAVARTPIMGFREDVSIRVTPDDEDSRVDIRSASRYFDTDLGSNAARVKKLIEDLNSAADNENAKPAKKAAPVAPKAPPAKTVKK; encoded by the coding sequence ATGGCGCGCAGGTTTTCCGCTCCCTACCAGCAGGAGCCCGTGTCCGGTCTCGCCACCTGGTCACGCAACCTCGCCATCTTCTCCGTCGTCGCGGTGCTGGTCTCGATCATCATCGTCCGGTTCGGGTTCCTGGAGGTCAAACCGGCACTGGCGACCTTCTTCGGTGCGCTTGGCCTGGCCGGCCTGTCGATCCTGCTCGGGCTGGCCGCCTTCGCCGCGATCTGGCAGAACGGCACCCGCGGTATGGGCCGGATCCTGCTCGCGTTCCTGATCGACGCCGCGATCCTCGGCTACCCGGCCTATCTGACCTATCAGTACCGCAAGCTGCCGCGGATCTACGACGTCACCACCGACGCGATCGACCCGCCGAAATTCGAGGCGCTGGCGCGGCTGCGCACCGGCGAAGGCACCAACCCGGCCGCCTATGCCGGCCTCTATTCGGCCGAGAAGCAGCGCGCGGCCTATCCCGATATCGAAACCGTCGAGCTGGAAACCCCGGTCGACCGTGCCTATGAGATGACCTTGCGGCTGGTGAACCGCCGCAAATGGCTCGTCATCGACGCACGCGCGCCGCAGCCGCCGCGCCGGATCGGCCGCATCGAGGCGGTGGCGCGCACGCCGATCATGGGTTTCCGCGAGGACGTCTCGATCCGGGTCACGCCCGACGACGAGGACTCGCGCGTCGATATCCGCTCCGCCTCGCGCTATTTCGACACCGATCTCGGCAGCAACGCCGCACGGGTCAAGAAGCTGATCGAGGACCTCAACTCCGCCGCAGACAACGAAAACGCCAAGCCGGCGAAGAAGGCGGCCCCGGTCGCGCCGAAGGCGCCGCCGGCGAAGACCGTGAAGAAATAG
- a CDS encoding fatty-acid--CoA ligase: protein MLGLMQDWPLLCHKIIEHAAKYHGTQEVVTRSVEGPIHRTTYAEIHARALKVSQSLERDGIKLGDRVATIAWNTWRHLEVWYGIMGIGAICHTVNPRLFPEQIAWIVNHAQDRIVITDLTFVPVLEKIASQLPSVERYVVLTDKAHMPQTTLKNAVAYEDWIAASDGKFEWKTFDENTAAAMCYTSGTTGDPKGVLYSHRSNVLHALMANSKDALGTSASDTMLPVVPLFHANSWGIAFSAPSMGTKLVMPGPKLDGASVYELLSTEKVTHTAGVPTVWLMLLQYMAANNVKLPDLQMVICGGSAMPRSMIKAFLDMGSQVRHAWGMTEMSPLGTLATLKPPFNARTGEERLDILQTQGYPPFGVEMKITDDAGKELPWDGKTFGRLKVSGPAIAKAYFRVDSNILDDAGFFDTGDVSTMDEHGYMRITDRSKDVIKSGGEWISSIDLENLAVGHPAVAEAAVIGVHHPKWDERPLLIVQLKQGESATREDILKFMDGKIAKWWMPDDVAFVDGIPHTATGKILKTALRDQFKDYTFPTAAA from the coding sequence ATGCTTGGCTTGATGCAAGACTGGCCCCTGCTGTGCCACAAGATTATTGAGCACGCCGCCAAATATCACGGCACGCAGGAAGTCGTGACCCGGTCGGTCGAAGGCCCCATTCATCGCACCACCTACGCCGAAATCCATGCCCGCGCACTGAAGGTCTCGCAGAGCCTGGAACGCGACGGCATCAAGCTCGGCGACCGCGTCGCCACCATCGCCTGGAACACCTGGCGCCACCTCGAAGTCTGGTACGGCATCATGGGGATCGGCGCGATCTGCCATACGGTCAATCCACGACTGTTTCCGGAACAGATCGCCTGGATCGTCAACCACGCCCAGGACCGCATCGTCATCACCGACCTCACCTTCGTTCCGGTCCTGGAGAAGATCGCCAGCCAGCTGCCGAGCGTCGAGCGCTACGTGGTGCTGACCGACAAGGCGCACATGCCGCAGACCACGCTGAAGAACGCGGTCGCCTACGAGGACTGGATCGCGGCATCCGACGGCAAGTTCGAGTGGAAGACCTTCGACGAGAACACCGCCGCGGCGATGTGCTACACCTCCGGCACGACGGGCGATCCCAAGGGTGTCCTCTATTCGCACCGGTCCAACGTGTTGCACGCGCTGATGGCCAACTCGAAGGACGCGCTCGGCACCTCCGCGTCGGACACAATGCTTCCGGTGGTGCCCTTGTTCCATGCCAACAGCTGGGGCATCGCGTTCTCCGCACCATCGATGGGCACCAAGCTGGTGATGCCGGGCCCGAAGCTCGACGGCGCCTCGGTGTACGAGCTGCTGTCGACCGAGAAGGTCACCCATACCGCGGGTGTCCCGACGGTGTGGCTGATGCTGCTGCAATACATGGCCGCCAACAACGTCAAGCTGCCGGATCTGCAGATGGTGATCTGCGGCGGCTCGGCGATGCCGCGCTCGATGATCAAGGCGTTCCTCGACATGGGCAGCCAGGTGCGCCACGCTTGGGGCATGACCGAGATGAGCCCGCTGGGCACGCTGGCAACGCTGAAGCCGCCATTCAACGCGCGCACCGGCGAGGAGCGGCTCGACATCCTGCAGACCCAGGGCTACCCGCCGTTCGGCGTCGAGATGAAGATCACCGACGATGCCGGCAAGGAGCTGCCGTGGGACGGCAAGACCTTTGGCCGTCTCAAGGTCTCCGGCCCCGCGATCGCGAAAGCCTACTTCCGGGTCGATAGCAACATCCTCGACGATGCGGGCTTTTTCGACACCGGCGACGTTTCGACGATGGACGAGCACGGCTACATGCGGATCACCGACCGCTCCAAGGACGTGATCAAGTCCGGCGGCGAATGGATCTCCTCGATCGATCTCGAGAACCTCGCGGTCGGCCACCCGGCGGTGGCGGAGGCGGCCGTGATCGGCGTCCATCACCCCAAATGGGATGAACGGCCGCTGCTGATCGTGCAGCTCAAGCAGGGCGAGAGCGCCACGCGCGAGGACATCCTGAAATTCATGGACGGCAAGATCGCCAAATGGTGGATGCCCGACGACGTCGCCTTCGTCGACGGCATTCCCCACACCGCGACCGGCAAGATCCTGAAGACCGCGCTGCGCGACCAGTTCAAGGATTACACCTTCCCGACAGCCGCGGCGTAG
- a CDS encoding extensin family protein, whose product MNCSAEKASRKWPDGAFRRGGAAMVTAAAALLCLGMQAGSAQAARGAPGFPWDELFGTRPHRAHKAVHRSAVPLPKPRPAEAPAAADAPAAAEPEPPAAAAPPPAAPAEAAGPGETARPTEAARPAEPPRPQLSACRQALTEEIAIAPSIPDIHGAGGCGGEDLVRLEAIVLPDKRKVAVKPAAILRCKMASAVADWVRTDIAPLAQGLGGGISNLDNFDSFECRGRNRVTGAQLSEHGRANALDVRAFGLANGKSISLTDRSVPRDLRETVLHSVCGRFSTVLGPGSDWYHEDHVHLDLTERRNNYRICQWNVYDPLPRVAPLLPAERPEEAPPREVAAKSDASKPDSSRTDGSKADRGKVDEPDAAKSDDAAAPDGAAETKPQPTKKRRQSRRL is encoded by the coding sequence ATGAACTGTAGCGCGGAGAAAGCAAGCCGAAAATGGCCTGATGGCGCGTTTCGTCGCGGGGGCGCGGCAATGGTTACCGCTGCCGCCGCGCTGCTGTGCCTTGGCATGCAAGCGGGATCCGCGCAGGCCGCCCGCGGCGCGCCTGGCTTTCCTTGGGACGAGCTGTTCGGCACCCGGCCGCACAGGGCGCACAAGGCGGTCCACCGCTCAGCGGTGCCGCTGCCGAAGCCACGCCCCGCGGAGGCGCCGGCAGCAGCTGACGCGCCTGCGGCCGCGGAGCCCGAGCCGCCGGCGGCTGCGGCACCGCCACCAGCCGCGCCTGCTGAGGCTGCCGGGCCCGGCGAGACGGCCAGGCCAACCGAAGCAGCCAGGCCCGCCGAGCCGCCCCGGCCGCAGCTGTCGGCCTGCCGGCAGGCCCTCACCGAGGAGATCGCGATCGCCCCGAGCATTCCGGATATCCACGGCGCCGGCGGCTGCGGCGGCGAGGATCTGGTGCGGCTCGAGGCCATCGTGCTGCCGGATAAGCGCAAGGTCGCGGTCAAGCCCGCGGCGATCCTCCGCTGCAAGATGGCAAGCGCGGTTGCCGACTGGGTCCGCACCGATATCGCGCCGCTGGCGCAGGGCCTCGGGGGCGGGATCAGCAATCTCGACAATTTCGACTCGTTCGAGTGCCGCGGCCGCAATCGCGTCACCGGCGCGCAGCTCTCCGAACATGGCCGCGCCAATGCGCTCGACGTGCGCGCCTTCGGTCTCGCCAACGGCAAGTCGATCTCGCTGACCGACCGCAGCGTGCCGCGCGATCTGCGCGAGACCGTGCTGCATTCGGTCTGCGGCCGCTTCTCCACCGTGCTCGGTCCGGGCTCGGACTGGTACCACGAGGATCACGTCCATCTCGACCTGACGGAGCGTCGCAACAATTACCGGATCTGCCAGTGGAACGTTTACGATCCGCTGCCGCGTGTCGCGCCGCTGTTGCCGGCCGAGCGCCCCGAAGAGGCGCCGCCGCGCGAGGTCGCCGCCAAATCGGACGCGTCCAAGCCGGACTCATCCAGGACCGACGGATCCAAGGCCGACCGCGGCAAGGTTGATGAGCCGGATGCGGCGAAATCAGATGATGCGGCCGCGCCCGACGGTGCTGCCGAGACCAAGCCGCAGCCAACAAAAAAGCGCCGGCAAAGCCGGCGCCTTTGA
- a CDS encoding L,D-transpeptidase, which translates to MSSFKVTFGILAAGLMLSGCMQATTYEATNTAAFKPRDKELLAKTTYVKTPVAEPFRRAIVEYHRKEAPGSIVVDSDNHYLYYVLNDGKAIRYGITVGEEAMAWSGIAKVGSMTEWPAWHPTPGEISRLGVPTFVAPGPDNPMGSRAMYLYSGGKDTLFRIHGTNQPEYIGSSISSGCIRMTNEDVIDLYNRVKLGTIVVVLEPKHGDSPYKPQMALQGAGGTTY; encoded by the coding sequence ATGTCGTCGTTCAAAGTTACCTTCGGGATCCTGGCCGCGGGCCTGATGTTGTCGGGCTGCATGCAGGCCACGACCTATGAGGCAACCAACACGGCCGCCTTCAAGCCGCGTGACAAGGAACTGCTGGCAAAGACCACCTACGTCAAGACGCCGGTGGCTGAACCGTTCCGCCGCGCCATCGTCGAGTACCACCGCAAGGAAGCCCCCGGCTCGATCGTGGTCGATTCCGACAACCATTACCTCTATTACGTGCTGAACGACGGCAAGGCGATCCGCTACGGCATCACCGTCGGCGAAGAAGCAATGGCTTGGTCGGGCATTGCCAAGGTCGGCAGCATGACCGAATGGCCGGCCTGGCACCCCACCCCCGGCGAAATCTCGCGCCTCGGCGTTCCGACCTTCGTGGCACCCGGCCCGGACAATCCGATGGGCTCGCGCGCGATGTATCTCTACTCGGGCGGCAAGGACACGCTGTTCCGCATCCACGGCACCAACCAGCCGGAATACATCGGCTCGTCGATCTCCTCGGGCTGCATCCGCATGACCAACGAGGACGTCATCGACCTCTACAACCGCGTCAAGCTCGGCACCATCGTCGTGGTGCTGGAGCCGAAGCACGGCGACTCGCCCTACAAGCCGCAGATGGCGCTGCAGGGCGCCGGCGGCACGACCTACTGA
- a CDS encoding magnesium transporter CorA family protein, whose amino-acid sequence MLSVFVPSDFSLKKAAATDLGVLPEAAVWVDLVNPTVEEDRAVERLAGIAVPTREDMQEIEISSRLYIENSARYMTATLMCQSDTDMPRTTAVTFILTGHRLVTVRYDLPKPFALVENKLARACSPGITGEQVLMELLDAVIDRCADILERCGADIDQVSHDIFEPESQRHGHAKQYSQILIAIGRKGDLTSKVRESLVSIGRLVTFLSAIVEGVKWSKDMREQLKTMQRDVASLTDHASYLSNKITFVLDAMLGVVNLEQNNIIKLFSVMAVVLMPPTLIASVYGMNFKIMPELEWTHGYPFALVLMLMLMLIAAIVPYWIFKWKKWL is encoded by the coding sequence ATGCTGTCGGTGTTCGTTCCCTCCGATTTTTCCCTCAAGAAGGCCGCCGCCACCGACCTCGGCGTGCTGCCGGAGGCGGCGGTCTGGGTCGACCTGGTGAACCCGACCGTCGAGGAGGATCGTGCCGTCGAGAGGCTCGCGGGGATCGCGGTTCCGACCCGGGAAGACATGCAGGAGATCGAGATCTCCAGCCGGCTCTATATCGAGAACAGCGCCCGCTACATGACCGCAACGCTGATGTGCCAGTCCGACACCGATATGCCGCGCACCACGGCGGTCACCTTCATCCTGACCGGCCATCGGCTGGTCACGGTGCGCTACGACCTGCCGAAGCCGTTCGCGCTGGTCGAGAACAAGCTGGCCCGGGCCTGTTCCCCCGGCATCACCGGCGAGCAGGTGCTGATGGAACTGCTGGATGCGGTGATCGACCGCTGCGCCGACATTCTGGAGCGCTGCGGGGCCGACATCGACCAGGTCTCCCACGACATCTTCGAGCCGGAGAGCCAGCGCCACGGCCACGCCAAGCAATATTCGCAGATCCTGATCGCGATCGGCCGCAAGGGCGACCTGACCTCGAAGGTCCGCGAAAGCCTGGTCTCGATCGGCCGCCTCGTCACCTTCCTTTCGGCGATCGTGGAGGGCGTGAAATGGTCCAAGGACATGCGCGAGCAGCTCAAGACCATGCAGCGTGACGTGGCCTCACTGACCGATCACGCTTCCTATCTCTCCAACAAGATCACCTTCGTGCTCGACGCCATGCTCGGCGTGGTCAATCTGGAACAGAACAACATCATCAAGCTGTTCTCGGTGATGGCGGTGGTGCTGATGCCGCCGACGCTGATTGCCTCGGTCTACGGCATGAATTTCAAGATCATGCCGGAACTCGAATGGACGCACGGCTATCCGTTCGCGCTGGTGCTGATGCTGATGCTGATGCTGATCGCGGCGATCGTGCCGTACTGGATCTTCAAGTGGAAAAAGTGGCTGTAG
- a CDS encoding SDR family NAD(P)-dependent oxidoreductase codes for MSPPSNAPRRTLLLTGASRGIGHATAIRFASAGWRVITCSRHAFPEVCPWGAGPEDHIEVDFGDHDDTVRAISEIRKRLVNDELHALVNNAAISPKGTGGARLGTMDTDIETWLHVFRVNFFAPIMLARGLIDELRHAKGAVVNVTSIAGSRVHPFAGVAYATSKAALASLTREMASDFGRVGVRVNSIAPGEIDTSILSPGTEKIVDQQIPMHRLGTPDEVAKIIYVLCTETSSYVNGAEIHINGGQHV; via the coding sequence ATGTCCCCTCCTTCCAACGCGCCGCGCCGTACCCTGCTCCTGACCGGTGCCAGCCGCGGCATCGGTCACGCCACCGCGATCCGGTTTGCTTCCGCCGGCTGGCGCGTCATCACCTGCTCGCGGCATGCATTTCCGGAAGTCTGCCCCTGGGGCGCTGGACCGGAAGATCACATCGAGGTCGATTTCGGCGACCATGACGACACGGTTCGCGCAATCAGCGAGATCCGCAAACGGTTGGTGAACGACGAGTTGCACGCGCTGGTCAACAATGCCGCGATCTCGCCGAAGGGGACGGGCGGTGCGCGGCTCGGGACCATGGACACCGATATCGAGACCTGGCTGCACGTGTTCCGCGTCAACTTCTTCGCGCCCATCATGCTGGCCCGCGGGCTGATCGACGAGCTCAGGCACGCCAAGGGCGCGGTGGTGAACGTCACCTCGATCGCCGGCTCGCGCGTGCATCCGTTCGCAGGCGTTGCCTATGCGACCTCGAAAGCCGCGCTGGCGTCACTGACGCGGGAAATGGCATCCGACTTCGGCCGCGTCGGCGTGCGCGTCAATTCGATCGCACCGGGCGAGATCGATACTTCGATCCTGTCGCCAGGCACCGAGAAGATCGTCGACCAACAAATCCCCATGCATCGCCTCGGCACTCCGGACGAGGTCGCCAAGATCATCTACGTGCTGTGCACGGAAACAAGCTCCTACGTGAACGGCGCCGAGATCCACATCAACGGTGGCCAGCACGTCTGA
- the pdxH gene encoding pyridoxamine 5'-phosphate oxidase yields MTDTTSIKHPTPLTSGDFTAAEEPFVLFGEWFAEAVKSEPNDPNAMALATVDADGLPDVRMVLMKGFDADGFVFYSHIASAKGRELAANPKAALLFHWKSLRRQVRIRGPVTPVTDAEADAYFATRPKQAQIGAWASKQSQPLESRFAFEQAIAKAGAKYVIGEVPRPPGWSGWRITPQRFEFWHDRPYRLHDRIEFRRDGAGSAWSKVRLYP; encoded by the coding sequence ATGACCGACACGACCTCCATCAAACACCCGACACCGTTAACATCGGGTGATTTCACCGCGGCGGAGGAGCCGTTCGTCCTGTTCGGCGAATGGTTTGCGGAAGCGGTCAAGTCCGAGCCGAACGATCCGAACGCGATGGCGCTCGCAACCGTCGATGCCGACGGGCTACCCGACGTGCGGATGGTGCTGATGAAGGGCTTCGATGCCGACGGCTTCGTGTTCTACAGCCACATTGCCAGCGCCAAGGGCCGCGAATTGGCCGCAAACCCCAAGGCCGCTTTACTGTTTCACTGGAAATCGCTGCGCCGCCAGGTGCGCATCCGTGGGCCGGTGACGCCGGTAACCGATGCCGAGGCCGACGCCTATTTCGCCACGCGGCCGAAGCAGGCGCAGATCGGCGCCTGGGCCAGCAAGCAATCGCAACCGCTGGAGAGCCGCTTCGCGTTCGAGCAGGCGATCGCCAAGGCCGGCGCGAAATACGTCATCGGCGAGGTGCCGCGTCCGCCGGGCTGGAGCGGCTGGCGGATCACGCCGCAGCGCTTCGAGTTCTGGCACGACCGCCCATATCGCCTGCACGACCGCATCGAATTCCGCCGCGACGGCGCCGGCAGCGCATGGTCGAAGGTGCGGCTCTATCCGTGA
- a CDS encoding RT0821/Lpp0805 family surface protein has protein sequence MTLILIGVGASGCSLSRTDAFAGMDDKDVTGSINPTQVSAVMPTDSDLAFARNAASDVLTKGDKDSSQPWENPQTGARGSVTPLAQAYSGEDGKTCRDFLASYVNGATETWLQGAACKSGQGRWQIHSLKPWSKS, from the coding sequence GTGACCTTGATCCTGATCGGCGTCGGCGCCAGCGGCTGCAGCCTGTCGCGCACCGATGCTTTCGCCGGGATGGACGACAAGGATGTGACGGGCTCGATCAACCCGACCCAGGTCAGCGCGGTGATGCCCACCGACAGCGATCTCGCCTTTGCCCGCAACGCCGCCTCCGACGTGCTGACCAAGGGCGACAAGGATTCCAGCCAGCCCTGGGAAAATCCCCAGACCGGTGCACGCGGCTCGGTGACGCCGCTGGCCCAGGCCTATTCGGGCGAGGACGGCAAGACGTGCCGGGATTTTCTCGCCAGCTATGTCAATGGAGCCACCGAGACCTGGCTGCAGGGCGCCGCCTGCAAGTCTGGACAAGGCCGGTGGCAAATCCATAGCCTGAAGCCTTGGAGCAAGTCCTGA
- a CDS encoding DnaJ C-terminal domain-containing protein codes for MRDPYEVLGVQRSASAATIKSAYRKLAKKHHPDNNKNDPKAAARFAEINTANEIVGDEDKRKQFDRGEIDAEGKPRFQGFPGGGGASGRGGPGGFEYSFRGGPGPGGVGGGSFEDILNSMFGNAARGGGGARGGRASPFEFEGGGVGVDLDLSVAMTVSLEESVRGGDKRVRLPTGRELNVKIPPGVTAGQQIRLKGQGDTAQGHPPGDLLITISIAPHPFFKVDGNDLRIDLPVTLYEAVLGGKVRVPTLGSAVELSIPKNTSSGRTFRLKGKGLSKAGAVGDLYVTTRIILPDGNDAELEALMQTWRERNPYNPRSDLG; via the coding sequence ATGCGCGACCCCTATGAGGTCTTGGGGGTGCAGCGGAGCGCCAGCGCTGCGACGATCAAGAGCGCCTATCGCAAGCTCGCCAAGAAGCATCACCCTGATAACAACAAGAATGATCCGAAGGCGGCCGCCCGCTTTGCGGAGATCAACACGGCCAACGAGATCGTCGGCGACGAGGACAAGCGCAAGCAGTTCGACCGCGGCGAGATCGATGCTGAGGGCAAGCCGCGCTTTCAGGGATTCCCTGGCGGCGGCGGCGCCAGCGGCCGTGGCGGTCCCGGCGGCTTCGAGTATAGCTTCCGCGGCGGCCCCGGCCCCGGCGGCGTGGGCGGCGGCAGCTTCGAGGACATCCTCAACAGCATGTTCGGCAACGCCGCGCGTGGCGGCGGTGGCGCGCGCGGGGGGCGGGCCAGCCCGTTTGAATTCGAAGGCGGCGGGGTGGGCGTCGACCTCGATCTTTCGGTCGCCATGACTGTGTCGCTGGAGGAATCGGTCAGGGGCGGCGACAAGCGCGTCCGCCTGCCGACCGGCCGTGAGCTCAACGTCAAGATTCCGCCCGGCGTCACCGCCGGCCAGCAGATCCGCCTGAAGGGGCAGGGCGACACCGCGCAAGGCCACCCGCCCGGTGACCTCCTGATCACGATCTCGATCGCGCCGCATCCGTTCTTCAAGGTCGACGGCAACGATCTCCGGATCGATCTGCCTGTGACCCTCTACGAGGCGGTGCTGGGCGGCAAGGTCCGGGTGCCGACGCTCGGCAGCGCGGTCGAACTGTCGATCCCGAAGAACACCTCGAGCGGCCGTACCTTCCGCCTCAAGGGCAAGGGGCTGTCGAAGGCGGGCGCCGTCGGCGACCTCTATGTCACGACCCGCATCATCCTTCCCGACGGGAACGATGCCGAGCTTGAGGCATTGATGCAGACGTGGCGGGAGCGAAATCCCTACAATCCGCGCAGCGATCTCGGCTGA
- a CDS encoding anti-sigma factor family protein encodes MTDPNIPVTEDELHAYVDNELPAERRGDVEAWLAAHPDDAARVQSWRAMAETLHARYDAVLDEAVPKRLELERLVRQPRRWVYGAVAATLMAFIAGGGVGWIARGAAATPSAFQSFTLDALDAHRLYVVEVRHPVEVPGSERDHLQQWLTKRCGWDVRAPDLTGLKLVGGRLLPGPSGPASFLMYESTSGERFTVYTAKAKTEATQMRYAVQGSDGALFWADRGVAYVVSGGTDRTRLTQVAQAVYDQMEKNGG; translated from the coding sequence ATGACCGACCCGAATATCCCCGTCACCGAAGACGAGCTGCACGCTTACGTCGACAACGAGCTGCCGGCCGAACGCCGCGGCGATGTCGAGGCGTGGCTCGCCGCGCATCCTGACGACGCGGCGCGGGTGCAGTCATGGCGCGCGATGGCCGAGACGCTGCATGCGCGCTACGACGCCGTGCTGGACGAGGCGGTGCCGAAGCGGCTCGAACTCGAGCGGCTGGTGCGCCAGCCGCGCCGCTGGGTCTATGGCGCGGTGGCGGCGACGCTGATGGCCTTCATCGCCGGCGGCGGCGTCGGCTGGATCGCGCGCGGCGCCGCGGCGACGCCGTCGGCCTTCCAGAGCTTCACGCTCGATGCGCTCGATGCGCATCGGCTCTACGTGGTCGAGGTCCGTCATCCCGTCGAGGTGCCCGGCAGCGAGCGCGACCATCTGCAGCAATGGCTGACCAAGCGCTGCGGCTGGGACGTCCGCGCCCCCGACCTCACCGGGCTGAAGCTGGTCGGCGGCCGCCTGCTGCCGGGGCCGAGCGGGCCGGCGTCATTCCTGATGTATGAGAGCACGTCCGGCGAGCGCTTCACGGTCTACACCGCCAAGGCGAAAACCGAGGCGACCCAGATGCGCTATGCCGTCCAGGGCAGCGACGGCGCGCTGTTCTGGGCCGATCGCGGCGTCGCCTATGTCGTCAGCGGCGGCACCGATCGCACGCGCCTGACCCAGGTCGCGCAGGCCGTCTACGATCAGATGGAGAAGAACGGTGGCTGA